The genomic stretch CGTGATACTGCGCCCACCGAAAATCCGGCTAAATCATAATCGCCTTCACGATACAATCCGGGCATTTCTGCGGTTTCCCCTCCAATCAGCGCCGATCCGCTAAGGCGGCAACCCTCGGCAATGCCAGCGATAATCGCTTCTGCCGCATGAATATCAAGTTTTCCGGTGGCGTAATAGTCTAAAAAGAACAGCGGTTCTGCCCCTTGCACCACTAAATCATTCACGCACATTGCCACCAAATCAACACCAATGCCGCTATGAATTCCACTGTCGATAGCAAGTTTAAGCTTTGTGCCTACCCCATCAGTAGCCGCTACTAAAATAGGATCGTCATAGCCTGCGGCTTTCAGGTCGAATAGAGCACCAAATCCTCCCAGCCCGGCCATGCTCCCTGCACGTTGTGTGGCTTTGGCATGAGGTTTAATTTTTTCCACCAGCGCGTTACCGGCATCAATATCCACACCGGCAGCGGCATAGGTGGCAGAAGAATGGGGAGTATTAGCCATAGGTTTTGCTTCCTTCTAGGTATGATGCATTCTTTTCTAGAGAAAATTTGCCGATACGTCTATATTCCTTGTGCATTAACGTGCGAGATGCCATATGACAGCATCCGAAAGTTTTTAATTAACGATTAATATAAAGAGTATTCGCTTATGAAGCGCCGTGTAATTATGTGTTTATTGACTGTGTTAAGTGTGGCTGTTGCAGGATTTCCCCTGCAAGTACAGGCGCAAAACACGGGCTATACTATACAAAATGTAGAAGTGTCCGCGAGTGCAGATACAGGAACCACCGCACGAATGAATGCACTTGCACAAGCAGAAAGTGAAGCATTTGCACGGTTGTTAGAGCAATATCTGGCACCAGATGAAGCCGCCGCCCGCGCTGCAAAAACCAAAGATTACGAAATCAGCCGCATGGTGCGGGGCTATGAAGTGCAAAATGAAAAAGTAACAGGAAATAGCTATTCGGCCACACTTGACGTAGCTTTTGACCCTACTCAGGTGCAAACGTTTTTGCGTGCGCCTGCTGTGCCGGCTATGGCAAGCGTGCCTACTGGTGCTGCGCCCGTCACGGCAAATACAGGCTATGTCGGACGCCAGCCAACACGGCCTATATCAGCGCAACCGGCACCTATAGAAACAAATACGCTTACCTCACAACTGGCAAAAATGCATTCAAATGTGCTGGTGTTGCCAGTGTTAACAGCAGCTGGAAATAGCATGTTGTGGGAAGATCGCAATGTGTGGCGCAATGTGTGGAATCGTGCCGAGCGCGAAGATAATCGCTTTATCCGTTTGGCCATTGGAGACCAATCCGACAGTTTAATGATGAGCGCGCCACAGGCAACGAGTGCAGAATATGCTGCATTCAGCCCTCTGGCAGAGCGCTATCAGGCTGCAACAGTGGTGGTGGCAGAGGCGTTTCCTACGGTTTCTGACGGAGTGAACGCGCTGGGTGTGCGGTTGCGCAGTTTGGACGTTCAAGGCCAGAACGATGTGATTGAACTAAGCTATGAGCAAGGCAGCGAAGAAACGCAGGACGATTTGATGCTGCGTGCGGCAGAAGATATCATTGCCCGCATTATGCGCGACGGGCAAGCCCGTAGTGTTGGCCAACTTGAGGCAAATGCACCGCGTAGCAAAATTACAGTATTGAGTCGTTTGAACAAATTAAATGACTGGGTGATTTTGCGCAAGCGCCTTATGGACATGCCGAATGTAGAGAAGATCGAGCTTTCTGCAATTTCCAGCCAGCAGGCCGATATGGTTGTGCATTTTCGTGGCAACCCCATGCAGTTGGAAGCGAATATGACATCGCAAGGATTAAAAGTAAGTAAAGCCTATAATTATTGGGTAGTAGGGTTGTAAAAATGTTTCAAGGTAACCGAAAAATCTGGTTTTGGGCAATTCTTGGTATTTGCTTTTTTGCATTTTTGCACCTGATCAGTTCAATTCTGTTGCCATTCGTGGCCGGAATGATGATTGCTTACTTTCTTGATCCGGCTGCGGATTGGCTGGAGCGTAAAGGTTGTTCGCGGTTAACTGCAACATCGATTTTGGTGTGCGGATTTTTTTCGATCTTAACGCTGTCATTAGTGGCGTTGTCACCCATTCTTTACGATCAGTTTTTGGGGCTGATGAAGGCGATGCCGCGCTATATCGAAAAATTGCGCGAATATGCCGGCCCGCAAATTGAAAATGTTATGCAATCTGTCACGGGTCCCGGTGGCACAAACGATGCCAAGCAAGCGGTAACAAAAGCTTCCGGCACGCTATTTGATGTGGCGACAAACTTCATTACAGGGTTGTTTGCCTCTGGCATGGCAATGGTAAATTTAATTACGTTGCTGTTTTTAACTCCGGTTGTAGCATTTTACTTGTTACGCGATTTTGATGTTATGGTTGCGCATATCGATGGCCTGTTGCCCCGTGAAAGCGCCTCTACTATACGTACGCAAGTGCGTGAAATGGATCGTACCATTGCCGCTTATTTGCGCGGTCAGGTGAATGTGTGTATTTTGCTGGCGCTATTCTATGCCGTGGGTCTGTCGCTTACAGGACTGAATTATGGTATTTTAGTGGGCATAATTTCGGGCTTAATATCATTTATTCCTTTTGTTGGCGCATTGCTTGGATTTGTGGTTGCCGGATTGATAGCCATTTTTCAGTTTGACGATACGATGCGAATTTTGCTGGTGGTTGGGGTGTATGGCATAGGCCAGTTTTTAGAAGGCAATATTTTGGTACCAAAGCTAATTGGTGGCAAGGTAGGGTTGCATCCGGCATGGGTAATATTTGGCATGTTAGCAGGCGGTGCAATTCTGGGTTTTGTCGGGGTGCTGCTGGCGGTGCCTATCAGCGCCATTATTGGTGTGTTGGTACGCTTCGCCACCCAGCAATATCGCGATAGTGTATTGTATCAGGGCGACGATGAGCATCCCTATGTGCCACCAATGCAGCATGTATTGACACAGAAAAAACGAGAGCAACTTAAGCGCAAACATAAAAAAGCTATGGAAAACGCCAAAGAGGCGGCAGGCACAACACCGGCGAAGACAACACCGAAGAAAACCGCATCTAAAGTGAAAAAAGCAGCAAAACCTAAAGCCAAGCCCAATACCGCGTCTGAAGACATGCAAAGCGAAACGCAGGAAACCTTGCCCCATACCCCACCCAAAAAACCTTCGGCATAATAGGGGGAGTGGGTGGTTGCATCTCAATTTAACCTATCGCTGCCCACGGCAACGGCTTATAGCCTTGAAGATTTTGCTGTATCAGGCAGTAATGCCCAATTATTTCATCATATTATCCAATGGCCACAATGGCCGCAGTCTATTCTTGTGCTGCAAGGAGCGGAAGCTTCAGGTAAGACCCATCTGGCAAATATCTGGGCGATGCAGAGTAATGCAACCTTTTTAAAGCCCGCATGTGTGAGTGGTGATATGGTGCAGGACATTGTACAGCGCAAGGTTGCCAATGGTGCTTATGTCATTGATGGCTTGTCACAGGTCGCTGATGAGACGGCTTTATTTCACTTGATGAACGCTATACGCGAACAACAAGGATGGTTGTTGCTTACTACTACCGAAGCCCCTGCGCATTTAGCAATTGGCCTTGCCGATTTGCGTTCACGTCTTTGCGCCGCACCTTTGTTTGCCCTTGCCCCGCCAGATGATGAAGCGTTGACAATGGTTATAGTTAAGCAATTCACTGATCGTCAAATCCGCGTGGGTGAGGAAGTGGTGCAATATCTGCTCAAACGTATGCAGCGTTCTTATGCTTCGGCACGCCAATGGGTAAAGCGTTTAGATGAAGCCGCCCTTACCAGTAAGAGCAATATCTCCGTTAAACTTGTTCGTCAGCTAATGGAAGAAGACGAGCGCAAAAATACCCCTCCAATGTTCTAAGTGACGGATTCTTGGTTGCAATTGCTGGCGATGAAAGGTATGCAATAAGGGGTATGCATGGAAATATTCCACTGCGCGTCGCCAATAATAACGAATAGTAGCACCGCACACATGCCGACAGAACCGACCCTCCCTCAAAAGTCATTGCCCCATCTGCGCTATGTTAAAGTGCTGATTGTGGATGATGATAAACGCATAGCAAAGCTGGTAAAGAGCGTATTAAACGGTTTGGGTTTTTTAAGTGTACATGTTGAGCACTCGGCGCTTGAAGCGTTGCAATATATGGCGAAAGAAGAAGTGGATTTAATTATTTGCGATTGGGTGATGGAGAAAATGGATGGGGTGCAGATGGTGCAGAAACTGCGCAAAGACCTCACAAACCCTAACCAACTTGTGCCAATTATTATGCTAAGCGGCAATTCAGAAAAACCCCATATCGAAAAAGCCCGCGATTCGGGAGTGACGGAATATGTTATGAAGCCATTTACGGCAAAGAGTTTATGCAGCCGTATTATTACAGTTATCGAAAATCCACGCAGTTTTATTATTTCGGATAGTTTTACTGGCCATAATCGCCGCCGCAAGGTGCGAGAATATACCGGTGGCGACCGCCGTAAACCAAAAAAATAGCTTTTTAAAGCATTATTTGTAGCAATTTCTGCCTAATATTTACAAAAAAACGCATTTATTTCATCTTTTTTGTTAAAAAACGTTTCATTAAAAGTTAACAGAGCCTTAATTTTTAACGCATGTTGTTGCGCTGCGGCAATTAGATAAAATATTAGGCAATTGTGGATATCTATTGAAATGCTGGGGATAAAGGCAATTTTTATAGGTGAAAGATGTGCCTAAAAAATAGGCATCGCACTTTATAAAGGTTCAAAATAGCTGAAATAATTGGTGTTTGACAGTGGCTTCAAAGAAACGTAACATGAGATAGTTCAGAAAGTATCTGGCCGTGATCACTAAGTAAGTAACAAAATAGGAGAATATTCTCATGAAACTAACAACCAAATTAAAAATTAGCGCTGGTGCCCTTGCAATCGCTGCAGTTAGCGTAACAAGCGCCCAAGCATATACCGAGACCTTCACCATGTCGGTTGCATTCGCTAACCCTTTTAGCTTCACTGAAGCAGTCGCAGCAGATTTTGCAACCTTGATTAACGTAAACACCACATACGAGTTGGCTCCAGATAGCACGCTTACCCCAGGTGCTGGTGGTGGACAGGTTACTGGCACTGCAGCAGCAGGTACGTATACCGTAATTGATTCTGCGGCAGGTGGTACGGTAGATATTACCGTTGATAATCAACAGGCAGGAGTTAATGGCTTTGTAACCATTGATGAGTTTAACTGCGATTACGGCGGAGGCGCTGCAGTTGGTGGCGTTAGCTGTTCTTTCCCAGGCGCGGCTAACCCAGGTGCTGGTACTGCATTACGCGTAGGCTTTGATATTACCGTAGCCAATGATCCTGCAGATGCTGATACAGATACCGCAGATTTTGATGTTACCGTAGGTTATAGCTAATAATTTTATTAATAAATAAAACGAAAAGGGGTGGCGAAAGCTGCCCCTTTTTTATTTAACATCGCCTATATACCTGTTAGAGATAAGATATGCGTATTTATGTAACAATAGCAATCATGTTGATCTTTGTGGTGCTTCCGCAATCTGTTTTTGCACAGGTGGTGGTGCAGACGCAAAGTCTGCGTGTAGGCAACATCTATCAAACAGGTAGTGGCGGTGCGGTGGTTAAAATTGAAGCCGATGGCACCGTATCGCAAGGGAGCAACCAGCTTGCCGCCCCAATAACTGCGAGAAATGGCACGTACCAAGTTACGGGAATAGCAGGAAATGTGGATATTTCTGTTACCAATATTACAAGTTGCAGTGCATCTGCAACCGTAGACGGGTTTGCCGCCTTGTGGAATGGCACAGGATATGCAGATATTAGCACAACACCCATTGCAGCGGCGGCCTTCGATGGCAACGAAATATTGAGTTTGGGTGTGCGAATTTCTTATGGCGCCGGCGTATCGCTGGGCAATTGTTTTGTGAGTTTTGACCTCAACGTAAATTATTCTTAGTTATTCATAAGCAATATTTTTTCTGATATTTGAGAAACAAGCAACTTTTTGTGGATAAAGGCGGATTTCTTGTGGATAACTGCAAGAAAATACACCTCTTTACTAGATAGTGGGGAGAATAATTTGTATAGTACCATATCATGTATAATTAAACGCATATGCAGATATAGGACTATTTATTATGAGAAGCACATTTTTCGCAAAACTCTTATTATTCGTATTGATGCTAGGTTTTATGCCACAGACAGCGTTGGCAAAGGCCGTGCTGCAAGTCTACCCCACCCGCGTTACCATTGAAGATGGAGAAAATTCGGCGGTTATTAGTGTGATTAATGGTGGCACCAAAATGGGACGCTATCGGGTAGAAATTGTAGATATGGTTATGCCGGAAGAAGGTGGCTTACAAAAGCTACCTGAAGGGCAAACTAAAGAATACAGCGCAAAAGACTTTCTGCGTCTTTCGCCGCGCAGCATCACTGTGCCGCCGGGACAAAGCCAAAAATTTCGTATTCTGTCGCGTATGCCCCGGGATATGCCAGAGGGAGAGTATCGTAGCCATATCAGCGTTTTGATGAGTTCTGAAGATGTGGAAGCAGATCAAGATGGGACATCTGGTGAAGGATTTGGCGTGCGCTTGCGCCCACACATGCGTGTAGTTTTTCCGGTAGTGGTTGTAAAAGGCAATCCTACCTTCACCGCGCAAATCCAAAATATTACCCGCGTTGTGCAGCATAATGTGACAAAGCTTGGTGTGGAATTTGTAACGCAGGGCGATCGCTCGGCTACGGGTACGTTGGTTCTTACTTTGAATAAAAACGGTCAAACCTATGAAATTTTTCGCGGACAGCACACCAATATCTATCGCGGAGTGCCCCGCCGACTGTTTGTTGCACCCCTTAAAATGCCAAAAGACGTGACGTTAGATGGCGGCGTGGTGACAGCCAGATATATGGATGCGCGAGATGAAGACAAAGTGTTGGCCGAAAAAACTGTGAATATGTGAGTGCGTATATGAGCGATTTGGTGGAGCAGGGTTAACAATGTTCTTCAGAAAAAACCTGGCAATATTGTCGATTACGGTTTTTTCTGTAGGGGTTGTTTACCCTGCAATCAGCATTAAGGCCGCAGTTCCTCAGGATATTACCGTCGGCGATGTGCATTTAACATCTAAATCCCTAGCATTCCGCTACAAAGATATGTTTATGGCCGCAAATATTCCCGGCTATAACTATATTGGCGGAATCATGCTGCCACTGCGCTTTAGCGCGGATATTATCGGATCATATGT from Alphaproteobacteria bacterium encodes the following:
- a CDS encoding DUF2066 domain-containing protein, whose amino-acid sequence is MKRRVIMCLLTVLSVAVAGFPLQVQAQNTGYTIQNVEVSASADTGTTARMNALAQAESEAFARLLEQYLAPDEAAARAAKTKDYEISRMVRGYEVQNEKVTGNSYSATLDVAFDPTQVQTFLRAPAVPAMASVPTGAAPVTANTGYVGRQPTRPISAQPAPIETNTLTSQLAKMHSNVLVLPVLTAAGNSMLWEDRNVWRNVWNRAEREDNRFIRLAIGDQSDSLMMSAPQATSAEYAAFSPLAERYQAATVVVAEAFPTVSDGVNALGVRLRSLDVQGQNDVIELSYEQGSEETQDDLMLRAAEDIIARIMRDGQARSVGQLEANAPRSKITVLSRLNKLNDWVILRKRLMDMPNVEKIELSAISSQQADMVVHFRGNPMQLEANMTSQGLKVSKAYNYWVVGL
- a CDS encoding AI-2E family transporter, whose translation is MFQGNRKIWFWAILGICFFAFLHLISSILLPFVAGMMIAYFLDPAADWLERKGCSRLTATSILVCGFFSILTLSLVALSPILYDQFLGLMKAMPRYIEKLREYAGPQIENVMQSVTGPGGTNDAKQAVTKASGTLFDVATNFITGLFASGMAMVNLITLLFLTPVVAFYLLRDFDVMVAHIDGLLPRESASTIRTQVREMDRTIAAYLRGQVNVCILLALFYAVGLSLTGLNYGILVGIISGLISFIPFVGALLGFVVAGLIAIFQFDDTMRILLVVGVYGIGQFLEGNILVPKLIGGKVGLHPAWVIFGMLAGGAILGFVGVLLAVPISAIIGVLVRFATQQYRDSVLYQGDDEHPYVPPMQHVLTQKKREQLKRKHKKAMENAKEAAGTTPAKTTPKKTASKVKKAAKPKAKPNTASEDMQSETQETLPHTPPKKPSA
- a CDS encoding DnaA/Hda family protein — encoded protein: MVASQFNLSLPTATAYSLEDFAVSGSNAQLFHHIIQWPQWPQSILVLQGAEASGKTHLANIWAMQSNATFLKPACVSGDMVQDIVQRKVANGAYVIDGLSQVADETALFHLMNAIREQQGWLLLTTTEAPAHLAIGLADLRSRLCAAPLFALAPPDDEALTMVIVKQFTDRQIRVGEEVVQYLLKRMQRSYASARQWVKRLDEAALTSKSNISVKLVRQLMEEDERKNTPPMF
- a CDS encoding response regulator — encoded protein: MPTEPTLPQKSLPHLRYVKVLIVDDDKRIAKLVKSVLNGLGFLSVHVEHSALEALQYMAKEEVDLIICDWVMEKMDGVQMVQKLRKDLTNPNQLVPIIMLSGNSEKPHIEKARDSGVTEYVMKPFTAKSLCSRIITVIENPRSFIISDSFTGHNRRRKVREYTGGDRRKPKK